CCCAGTCCGGCTTTAGTAAAAATGGTGGGCGCGTAGTAAATGACAGCATTGATACCGATAAATTGCTGGAAGACAGCAATACCGCTTCCGACGAGAAGCATAGGGCGAACCCATTTTGATTTCAGTACATCCCAAGTACTTTCTTCGACTTCTTCAATCTTTTTCATTTGTTTAATCTCGTCATCGATTTCACTTTGCTGACGGGTAAGAGCCATGATTTTACGGGCCTCTTTTTCACGATTATGTTTGATGAGCCATCTGGGGCTCTCCGGCATGAACAGTACTCCAATCATTAAGATAAGAGCGGGTACTGAAGCAAGTCCAAGCATCCAGCGCCAGCCTTCAATGGGAGTGAAGGCGTAATTGACTAAGTAAGCAAGCACAATACCAATTGTGATCATTAGTTGGTTAAGAGAGGCAAGTGAACCGCGCTGGTGTGTAGGTGCCATTTCAGATAAATAAACCGGCACAATGGCTGTTGAACCCCCGACAGCTAAACCAAGAATGACACGACCGGCAATCAGAATGGCTGCGTTTGGTGATAAAGCTAAAACTAGAGAGCCTATTAAGTAGATGAGCGCAATGACAAATACTACGCGTCTCCTCCCGAACCGGTCCGATACATACCCGCTCATTCCTGCGCCAACAATAGCACCAACGAGCAGAGAACTCACAACTACTCCTTCAAGAAAGTTGGATAGCTGAATATCCTCATTAATGAATAAAAGCGCACCTGAAATCACTCCCGTGTCATATCCATACAGCAAACCGCCTAAGGCGCCGAAGAAAAATATCCAGCCCTTACTTAAGTTCTTATTCATAGAATGTAACCACCTCTTTACAATTTGTGTGTCCAAATATTTTCCACCTAAATGGAAATCGCAAACATAGTTGTATGAATTTAACATAAATGTTGGTAAACTAAGTAAAAGTTGAACAATAGTAACGGGGCGAGTTTTTAATAGATGCTTGGAAATTTCGAGAGTAATAGGAAGAAGTAATTTTATAGGATGATAGCATTTTATTTCTATTTTTGTCTGGTCCTGTTCTTGAATAAACCTCTTCTGCTTAGCCAGCAGTTTGAATAGCTCGGTAATAAAAGTTTCTTTGGATGTAAGTCCTAACATTTGCCTTATAGTGAACGGGGAGGGTTATGATAAGAGGGAATCACATATCATAAAAGATGCAGGAGGATTTTATATGAAGTACACAGTTATCACAGGAGCCAGCTCAGGTATAGGTTATGAAGCAGCTCATGCCTTTGCAGCGCGCGGGAGACATGTAATCGTAGTCGCACGAAGAGAAGAAAAACTGGAAGAATTAAAAAGTGAGATCCAGAAAAATCAACCTGATGTAAATGTGATTGTCAGGCCAGCAGATCTATCAGTATCAGAAAATGTTTATCAATTATACGAAGACCTTAGTGAGTATGAAATAGAAACATGGATCAATAATGCTGGATTTGGTAATTTCGATCCTATAGCTGAACACGACCTCTCAAAAATAGAGAAGATGCTTCGATTAAACAACGAAGCTCTAACGATTCTCTCATCCTTATTTGTGCGGGATTACGAAAATAAAGCAGGAACCCAGCTTATTAATGTCTCCTCAGGTGGAGGATACACCATTGTGGCTGACGCAGTAACCTATTGTGCAACGAAGTTTTTTGTGAGTGCGTTTACGGAGGGACTAGCACAGGAGTTATCTGGTAAAGGTGCTGCTATGCAGGCGAAAGTACTCGCACCGGCAGCTACTGAGACGGAATTTATAAATCGTTCGTTTGATAATGATGAGCTGAAATACGAAGGAAATGTACCTCAATACCATACGGCTAAGGAAATGGCTCAATTTCTATTAGAATTATATGATAGTGATCAAATAGTTGGAATCGTAGATGGAAAAACCTACGAGTTTCATTTGCAAGATCCCATTTATCCGTATGTTTCCCGCTCAAGTGATTCAGATTAATGATTAAAAGAAAAGCGCAATACAAACTCTGGATTGCGCTTTTTTTTTACATACGAATAGGGGAGATAAGGATGATGAATAGCAAGTTAGCCAGTATCTACCGTACATTTGCTCAAGAAGAATGCAGAGGAGTAAGCCGTTTATATGAAGTACTAGCTAGGAATATT
The Halobacillus halophilus DSM 2266 DNA segment above includes these coding regions:
- a CDS encoding SDR family NAD(P)-dependent oxidoreductase; the encoded protein is MKYTVITGASSGIGYEAAHAFAARGRHVIVVARREEKLEELKSEIQKNQPDVNVIVRPADLSVSENVYQLYEDLSEYEIETWINNAGFGNFDPIAEHDLSKIEKMLRLNNEALTILSSLFVRDYENKAGTQLINVSSGGGYTIVADAVTYCATKFFVSAFTEGLAQELSGKGAAMQAKVLAPAATETEFINRSFDNDELKYEGNVPQYHTAKEMAQFLLELYDSDQIVGIVDGKTYEFHLQDPIYPYVSRSSDSD
- a CDS encoding sugar porter family MFS transporter codes for the protein MNKNLSKGWIFFFGALGGLLYGYDTGVISGALLFINEDIQLSNFLEGVVVSSLLVGAIVGAGMSGYVSDRFGRRRVVFVIALIYLIGSLVLALSPNAAILIAGRVILGLAVGGSTAIVPVYLSEMAPTHQRGSLASLNQLMITIGIVLAYLVNYAFTPIEGWRWMLGLASVPALILMIGVLFMPESPRWLIKHNREKEARKIMALTRQQSEIDDEIKQMKKIEEVEESTWDVLKSKWVRPMLLVGSGIAVFQQFIGINAVIYYAPTIFTKAGLGNAASILGTLGIGIVNVLMTLVAIATIDKLGRKKLLLIGNVGMTLSLAVLATILFTAELTTAIAWMTVVFLGLFIMFFSATWGPVVWVMLPELFPLKARGAATGFTTLLLSLANLIVSLFFPVMLGALGTAWVFVIFAGIGVLAFLFVMKFVPETKGRSLEDIERDLRGEAS